From the genome of Candidatus Desulfofervidus auxilii, one region includes:
- a CDS encoding AarF/UbiB family protein has protein sequence MLEILQEGKGRKIEFNHKDGLVYKSGSFFKLLKEWHKLKKAYSLNLNVPKPIKFIKQSLFKAQIVMSFIKGNTLENLLPNLSYSDKIKLAFNLGKTFKELNKHKLWHKDIHKGNIIVTPEGKIFLLDLYKLQKSPSFKISQIKQLAVLYGVFIKDLNIKIILSFLKGYLGNYANAKEFIKEYGSQIQEKGIKNLINILKKEISNLDNPRRFKKIVLGDWKGYLALRTNGLFYENEILDWLEGYQKENKILGEIVKEGRSALVVKYKNICLKLFKKRVHKWKGLKDLFLYRIKYTRARKSFFNSYLFYFTCGYTPPPLAFFENKNGEGIFVTLFIEDSITFLKFIEKFSDKEKVPYINRLLKWYKKILDYNFISKDANLRNILVNSKNNIWLIDSLDIVYTNNLKKKMKSINRLLKDLKIYE, from the coding sequence ATGCTTGAAATCTTACAAGAGGGGAAAGGGAGAAAGATCGAATTTAACCATAAAGATGGTTTGGTGTATAAGTCAGGCTCTTTTTTTAAATTATTAAAAGAATGGCACAAATTAAAGAAAGCTTATAGTCTGAATTTAAATGTCCCCAAACCTATTAAATTTATTAAACAATCTTTGTTTAAAGCTCAAATTGTAATGTCTTTTATTAAGGGAAATACTTTGGAAAATTTGCTACCTAATTTAAGTTATTCAGATAAAATTAAACTTGCCTTTAACTTAGGAAAAACTTTTAAAGAATTAAATAAGCATAAATTGTGGCATAAAGATATTCATAAAGGAAATATTATAGTTACTCCAGAAGGGAAAATTTTTTTACTTGATTTATATAAACTCCAAAAAAGCCCGAGTTTTAAGATTTCTCAAATTAAACAATTAGCAGTTCTTTATGGAGTATTTATAAAAGATTTAAACATAAAAATAATTTTATCTTTTTTAAAAGGATATTTAGGGAATTATGCAAATGCTAAAGAATTTATAAAAGAATATGGATCACAAATTCAAGAAAAAGGAATAAAAAATTTGATAAACATTTTAAAAAAAGAAATTTCTAATCTTGATAATCCAAGAAGATTTAAGAAAATCGTATTAGGAGATTGGAAAGGATATCTTGCTTTAAGAACAAATGGTTTATTTTATGAAAACGAAATTTTAGATTGGTTAGAGGGTTATCAAAAAGAAAATAAAATTTTAGGTGAAATTGTAAAAGAGGGGAGATCAGCCTTAGTAGTAAAATATAAAAATATTTGTCTTAAATTGTTTAAAAAAAGGGTGCATAAATGGAAAGGTTTAAAGGACTTATTTTTATATAGAATAAAATATACAAGAGCTAGAAAATCATTTTTTAATTCATACTTATTTTATTTTACTTGTGGATATACACCTCCACCATTAGCTTTTTTTGAAAATAAAAATGGAGAAGGAATATTTGTTACACTTTTTATTGAGGATTCTATTACTTTTTTAAAATTTATAGAAAAATTTTCAGATAAAGAGAAGGTTCCATATATAAATAGGCTTCTAAAATGGTATAAAAAAATTTTGGATTACAATTTTATAAGTAAAGATGCCAATTTAAGAAATATATTGGTTAATTCAAAAAATAATATATGGCTAATTGATTCACTTGATATTGTTTATACTAATAATCTTAAAAAGAAAATGAAGAGTATTAATAGATTGTTAAAGGATTTAAAAATTTATGAATAA